The Setaria italica strain Yugu1 chromosome IX, Setaria_italica_v2.0, whole genome shotgun sequence genome has a window encoding:
- the LOC101786573 gene encoding cinnamoyl-CoA reductase 2 — protein sequence MALPQPRVCVTGGGGFIASWLIKLLLSRGYTVHASLRDPCDPKNAHLMQLDKARENLHLFKADVLDCETLTPAIEGCRGIFHLATPVPEHKIVDPEREVLDPAVKGTLNVLKICSTLKVHKVVVMSSNAAVTSNPNWPQDRPKDESCWSDKEFCEEKEDWYSVAKLVAEQEALEYAEENGLNVVTLCPPYVFGPLLQSTVNTSSKLLIYIIKGGPDVMTNRLWDIVDVRDVADALLILYEKSESSGRYICSPNLICTRDLVDLLKKMFPKYHYIDEIVDADHGAAPLSCQKLRDLDWEPRKLEETLTDSVESYEKAGLLQDVAGDPCRLPSLIRMWL from the exons ATGGCATTGCCGCAGCCACGTGTGTGCGTGACCGGAGGCGGTGGGTTCATCGCCTCGTGGCTCATCAAGCTGCTTCTCTCCCGTGGCTACACCGTCCATGCCAGTCTCCGCGACCCAT GTGATCCAAAGAACGCCCATCTGATGCAGCTGGACAAGGCTCGAGAGAATCTGCACCTGTTCAAGGCTGATGTGCTCGACTGCGAAACTCTAACACCGGCGATTGAAGGTTGTCGAGGGATCTTCCATCTTGCCACTCCAGTGCCTGAACATAAGATTGTTGATCCTGAG CGTGAAGTACTGGATCCTGCTGTAAAAGGTACCTTGAATGTTCTAAAGATTTGCTCAACTCTGAAGGTTCACAAAGTTGTTGTGATGTCCTCCAATGCTGCTGTTACTTCAAACCCAAATTGGCCTCAAGATAGACCCAAAGATGAGAGTTGCTGGTCAGACAAAGAGTTCTGCGAGGAGAAAGAG GATTGGTATTCTGTTGCCAAGCTTGTCGCTGAACAAGAAGCCTTGGAATATGCAGAGGAAAATGGACTAAATGTTGTTACACTTTGCCCACCTTATGTTTTTGGTCCACTACTGCAGTCTACAGTGAATACCAGCAGCAAACTCCTCATCTATATTATAAAAG GAGGCCCTGATGTGATGACCAACAGACTCTGGGACATAGTAGATGTGCGTGATGTGGCTGATGCTTTGCTTATTTTGTACGAGAAGAGTGAGTCATCTGGGAGATATATTTGCTCGCCAAATCTCATTTGCACGAGGGATTTGGTGGACTTGTTGAAGAAGATGTTCCCAAAGTACCATTACATAGATGA AATCGTTGATGCCGACCATGGAGCAGCACCATTATCATGTCAGAAGCTGCGGGATCTGGACTGGGAACCAAGGAAGCTGGAGGAGACGCTCACAGATAGCGTCGAGTCATATGAAAAGGCAGGCCTACTCCAGGATGTAGCTGGAGATCCTTGCCGACTTCCATCTCTCATCCGTATGTGGCTGTAG